In 'Nostoc azollae' 0708, the following are encoded in one genomic region:
- a CDS encoding TIGR04168 family protein, whose product MTSQKTQLSLKIAVVGDVHEQWEVEDGLALKHLGVDLVLFVGDFGNESVEVVRVIASLDIPKAAVMGNHDAWYTATEWGRKKCPYDRTKEDWLQKQLDLLGVAHVSYSKLDFPEWNLTVVGGRPFTWGGHEWRFADICAERYGISCLEESAEKIFQVVKSAACENIIFLGHNGPSGLGDRPDDPCGKDWHPVGGDFGDPDLAEAISLCLNTAKTIPLVTFGHMHRTLRHTKKTQRRAVFRSPEGIIYLNAANVPRIIEIDGVKLRNFSLVSLEGSVVTKASTIWVSNDFRVVSEELLYNS is encoded by the coding sequence ATGACCAGTCAAAAAACTCAATTAAGTCTCAAAATTGCTGTAGTTGGCGATGTTCATGAGCAATGGGAAGTAGAAGATGGTTTAGCACTCAAGCATTTGGGTGTTGATTTAGTGTTGTTTGTGGGGGATTTTGGGAATGAGTCGGTAGAGGTGGTGCGGGTGATCGCTTCTCTGGACATTCCTAAGGCTGCCGTAATGGGAAACCATGATGCTTGGTATACTGCTACTGAATGGGGAAGAAAAAAGTGTCCCTACGACAGAACGAAGGAAGACTGGTTGCAAAAACAGCTAGATTTACTAGGTGTTGCCCATGTTAGTTACAGCAAGTTAGATTTCCCGGAGTGGAATTTGACTGTGGTGGGAGGTCGTCCTTTTACCTGGGGTGGCCACGAGTGGAGATTTGCGGATATCTGTGCAGAACGCTATGGTATTTCCTGCTTGGAAGAGTCCGCTGAAAAAATCTTTCAGGTAGTCAAAAGTGCAGCTTGTGAGAATATCATCTTTTTAGGACATAATGGACCAAGTGGTTTAGGTGATCGCCCAGATGACCCCTGTGGGAAAGATTGGCATCCTGTAGGTGGTGACTTTGGTGATCCAGACTTAGCTGAAGCCATTTCCTTATGTCTCAACACAGCAAAAACCATCCCCTTAGTTACCTTTGGTCACATGCACCGCACCCTTCGCCATACTAAGAAGACGCAAAGAAGGGCTGTGTTTAGAAGTCCAGAAGGAATCATCTACCTAAATGCAGCTAATGTACCGCGAATTATCGAAATAGATGGCGTAAAATTACGGAATTTTTCCCTGGTTTCCCTAGAAGGGAGTGTGGTGACAAAGGCTTCTACGATTTGGGTGAGTAATGACTTCCGAGTGGTATCAGAAGAACTTCTTTATAATTCTTAA